One region of Wyeomyia smithii strain HCP4-BCI-WySm-NY-G18 chromosome 3, ASM2978416v1, whole genome shotgun sequence genomic DNA includes:
- the LOC129728677 gene encoding uncharacterized protein LOC129728677, whose product MGICLPEATVDTTHTQSNFFLHKPHWDSLPATHATGGGESITVTTTPVTGSIHCPTKSSFTFYYQNVRGLRTNIEDLFLATTSADYDIIVLTETWLNDEINSVQLFGDTYAVYRNDRDAVATRRKRGGGVLIAVSTKLRSSRSSSRVDNSIEHLWVNVYGSDNTIAVGVVYIAPDFATDATLIEKHIESATNISNSLRPCDYHLLFGDYNQPNLVWTSSPSDFLYADPSESRFSVSGSALVDGMALLNMKQINDIRNIRDRTWDLIFINAEIASECIVSEAVEPLLQTDAFHPALVCNLNCSHTINYNDITNDMKFDFRKADFVLLDSAIASLNWSRLLESDIDKAVETYTSQLAQLFRQYVPLSRPRRKPPWSNGQLRELKRLRAAALRRYTNCRSLFEKHHFSGVFSAEPANEQSINLALGSVPRDVIDITTFLFTVEEVRTAIRKIKSSVVAGPDGIPSIVLKLCAESIATPLTIIFNASLSQAKFPEMWKQSFMFPIHKKGDKRDVGTYRGITSLCTGSKLFEILVGDVLFAAIRSYISPAQHGFFKGRSIDTNLAEFSSLCIKAMEDGNQIDTIYTDLKAAFDRVDHQLLLTKIER is encoded by the exons ATGGGTATATGTCTGCCCGAAGCTACTGTAGATACTACACACACTCAAAGTAACTTTTTCCTGCATAAACCGCATTGGGACTCACTACCTGCCACACACGCAACTGGAGGAGGAGAATCCATCACCGTGACGACGACACCGGTTACTGGTTCTATCCATTGTCCCACCAAGAGCTCATTTACTTTCTACTACCAAAATGTGAGAGGGCTTCGCACGAATATCGAAGACTTGTTTTTAGCTACCACAAGCGCGGATTACGATATAATCGTGCTTACTGAAACCTGGTTAAACGATGAAATTAACtccgttcaactgtttggtgaCACCTATGCTGTCTATCGAAATGATCGTGATGCCGTTGCCACAAGAAGAAAGCGAGGTGGTGGCGTGCTAATAGCAGTATCTACGAAACTTCGCTCCTCTAGGTCCTCGTCTCGAGTCGATAATAGTATTGAACATCTCTGGGTGAATGTTTACGGTTCCGATAACACGATTGCTGTTGGAGTGGTGTATATTGCTCCTGACTTTGCAACTGATGCCACACTTATTGAAAAACACATAGAATCTGCTACCAACATTTCGAACTCGTTAAGGCCATGTGATTATCATCTGCTTTTTGGGGATTACAATCAACCAAACCTAGTGTGGACGAGCTCTCCTTCAGATTTTTTATATGCTGACCCTTCTGAATCGAGATTTTCGGTGTCAGGTTCTGCTCTTGTCGATGGCATGGCTTTGCTGAACATGAAACAGATCAACGATATCAGAAACATCAGAGATCGCACATGGGATCTTATTTTTATCAACGCTGAAATCGCCTCAGAGTGTATCGTGTCAGAGGCAGTCGAGCCCCTGCTCCAGACTGATGCGTTTCATCCAGCTCTTGTTTGCAATTtgaactgctctcacactattAACTACAATGATATTACTAATGACATGAAGTTCGACTTTCGCAAAGCTGATTTTGTCTTACTTGATAGCGCTATTGCAAGCCTCAACTGGTCCCGATTATTAGAGAGTGATATCGATAAAGCCGTTGAAACCTACACTAGCCAGCTGGCTCAACTTTTCCGCCAATATGTGCCTCTGTCACGCCCTCGGAGGAAACCACCTTGGTCAAATGGTCAACTTCGCGAACTGAAACGCCTACGAGCAGCTGCATTGAGAAGATATACCAACTGTCGCAGTCTTTTCGAGAAGC ACCACTTTTCCGGTGTATTCAGTGCTGAACCCGCTAACGAACAGTCCATCAACCTGGCGTTGGGATCAGTACCTCGCGATGTTATTGACATAACAACCTTCTTGTTCACCGTAGAAGAGGTTCGCACAGcaattcgaaaaataaaatcgtCTGTTGTAGCTGGGCCCGATGGTATACCATCCATTGTACTGAAGCTCTGTGCTGAATCTATTGCAACTCCGCTGACTATTATTTTCAACGCGTCACTATCACAGGCGAAATTCCCGGAGATGTGGAAACAATCATTTATGTTCCCTATTCATAAAAAAGGAGACAAGCGTGATGTCGGCACTTACCGAGGGATAACATCATTATGCACTGGGTCTaagctttttgaaattttagttGGAGATGTTCTATTTGCTGCAATCCGTTCATATATTTCACCTGCTCAACATGGTTTCTTCAAGGGACGGTCAATTGACACTAACCTCGCAGAATTCTCATCACTTTGTATCAAGGCAATGGAGGACGGAAATCAAATTGATACAATCTACACAGATCTTAAGGCTGCCTTCGATCGTGTTGACCATCAATTGTTGCTAACTAAAATTGAGCGTTGA